A portion of the Caenorhabditis elegans chromosome III genome contains these proteins:
- the cgh-1 gene encoding ATP-dependent RNA helicase cgh-1 (Confirmed by transcript evidence): protein MSGAEQQQIVPANNGDENWKAGLNLPAKDRRFKTADVTDTKGVEFEDFCLGRDLLMGIFEKGWEKPSPIQEASIGVALTGQDILARAKNGTGKTGAYCIPVIEKIQPALKAIQAMVIVPTRELALQTSQICVELSKHIQLKVMVTTGGTDLRDDIMRLNGTVHLVIATPGRILDLMEKGVAKMEHCKTLVLDEADKLLSQDFQGILDRLINFLPKERQVMLYSATFPNTVTSFMQKHMHKPYEINLMEELTLLGVTQYYAFVQEKQKVHCLNTLFRKLQINQSIIFCNSTQRVELLAKKITEIGYSCYYIHSKMAQNHRNRVFHDFRQGNCRNLVCSDLLTRGIDIQAVNVVINFDFPRNAETYLHRIGRSGRFGHLGVAINLITYEDRHTLRRIEQELRTRIEPIPKTVDPKLYVADQQLVDAADETTA, encoded by the exons ATGAGTGGAGCGGAGCAACAACAGATCGTTCCTGCCAACAATGGCGACGAAAACTGGAAGGCTGGTCTCAATCTTCCAGCAAAAGACAGAAGATTCAAAACTGCT gatgTCACTGATACGAAGGGAGTCGAGTTTGAGGATTTCTGCCTTGGACGCGATCTTCTCATGGGGATTTTTGAGAAAGGATGGGAAAAACCGAGTCCTATTCAAGAAGCATCCATCGGAGTCGCTCTCACTGGTCAAGATATTCTCGCAAGAGCTAAGAACGGAACAGGAAAAACCGGAGCTTATTGTATCCCTGTTATCGAGAAGATCCAGCCAGCCCTCAAAGCTATTCAAGCCATGGTCATTGTCCCAACTCGTGAATTGGCTCTCCAAACTTCACAGATCTGCGTGGAGCTCTCCAAACACATTCAGCTCAAAGTTATGGTCACTACCGGAGGAACTGATCTCCGTGATGATATCATGCGTCTAAACGGAACGGTTCACTTGGTCATCGCCACCCCAGGAAGAATTCTCGATCTTATGGAGAAAGGAGTCGCCAAAATGGAACATTGTAAAACACTTGTTCTTGACGAGGCTGACAAACTTCTTAGTCAAGACTTCcag GGAATTCTCGACCGCCTCATCAACTTCCTCCCAAAGGAGCGTCAAGTTATGCTTTATTCTGCCACTTTCCCTAACACCGTCACTTCGTTCATGCAGAAGCACATGCACAAGCCGTATGAGATCAACCTCATGGAGGAGCTTACTCTTCTTGGTGTCACCCAATACTATGCCTTTGTTCAAGAGAAGCAAAAGGTCCACTGTTTGAATACGTTGTTCCGAAAACTTCAAATCAACCAGTCGATCATCTTCTGTAACTCTACTCAACGTGTTGAGCTTCTCGCTAAGAAAATCACGGAAATCGGTTACTCGTGCTACTACATTCATTCCAAGATGGCTCAGAATCACAGAAACCGTGTCTTCCATGACTTCCGTCAAGGAAACTGCAGAAACTTGGTTTGCTCCGATCTTCTCACCCGTG gtatCGATATCCAGGCTGTCAATGTTGTCATCAACTTTGACTTCCCAAGAAACGCCGAGACTTACCTTCACAGAATCGGTCGCTCTGGACGTTTCGGTCACCTCGGAGTTGCAATCAACCTTATCACCTACGAAGACCGTCACACCCTTCGCCGTATCGAGCAGGAGCTTCGTACTCGCATTGAGCCCATCCCGAAAACGGTTGACCCGAAGCTGTATGTCGCTGACCAGCAGCTCGTCGATGCCGCCGATGAGACCACTGCTTAA
- the C07H6.9 gene encoding Serpentine Receptor, class Z (Partially confirmed by transcript evidence) produces MSLSPPPLFNLDQGSWSPIAINMICLEALQTWYQSVYLGSAYFYMKTESFVYLSLVYIQFSLFFLTSILIVIYFISYNGVQRLNVITITTNFIKMVVDVSCFGTIYFVGSSKILPIVDLAYFNCVIQPCRFLIFIVYCHHGARCDAYHRFLVEYEEFELEK; encoded by the exons ATGAGTCTATCTCCTCCGCCGTTATTCAATCTCGATCAA ggATCTTGGAGTCCTATTGCTATAAACATGATTTGCCTAGAAGCTTTACAAACTTGGTACCAATCGGTTTATCTTGGATCTGCTTATTTCt ATATGAAGACAGAGTCGTTCGTGTATCTGTCACTTGTTTACATTcaattttcgttattttttctaacaagCATTTTGATagttatatattttatatCATACAATGGAGTCCAACGTCTCAATGTTATTACGATTACCACAAAT tttataAAAATGGTGGTGGATGTGTCCTGTTTCGgaacaatttattttgttgGCAGCTCGAAAATATTGCCTATTGTGGATTTGGCGTATTTCAATTGTGTTATCCAACCGTGTCGGTTTCTTATATTCATCGTATACTGCCATCACGGAGCTAGATGTGACGCATATCACAGATTTCTGGTTGAATATGAGGAGTtcgaattagaaaaatga
- the C07H6.9 gene encoding Serpentine Receptor, class Z (Confirmed by transcript evidence) — MICLEALQTWYQSVYLGSAYFYMKTESFVYLSLVYIQFSLFFLTSILIVIYFISYNGVQRLNVITITTNFIKMVVDVSCFGTIYFVGSSKILPIVDLAYFNCVIQPCRFLIFIVYCHHGARCDAYHRFLVEYEEFELEK; from the exons ATGATTTGCCTAGAAGCTTTACAAACTTGGTACCAATCGGTTTATCTTGGATCTGCTTATTTCt ATATGAAGACAGAGTCGTTCGTGTATCTGTCACTTGTTTACATTcaattttcgttattttttctaacaagCATTTTGATagttatatattttatatCATACAATGGAGTCCAACGTCTCAATGTTATTACGATTACCACAAAT tttataAAAATGGTGGTGGATGTGTCCTGTTTCGgaacaatttattttgttgGCAGCTCGAAAATATTGCCTATTGTGGATTTGGCGTATTTCAATTGTGTTATCCAACCGTGTCGGTTTCTTATATTCATCGTATACTGCCATCACGGAGCTAGATGTGACGCATATCACAGATTTCTGGTTGAATATGAGGAGTtcgaattagaaaaatga
- the sap-140 gene encoding U2 snRNP-associated SURP motif-containing protein (Confirmed by transcript evidence) yields MSMEWSKKRKKTSDDEEAKLNDALLEFQADFGQSSSVSSQPKTFLRGNVVEGNKISAGDGGIYAPKFSMNIPSKTSNVGSKDFDEAKKLAAAKARRMLEDVARSKKMTEVPKVVVPTTRPFQRPPKPGSSKAKQDKPKISQMEMFKMELQRVQEDREKRKDLRHHLEKVGMDQAVVERLAPTVERGFQGTSEFDDDPYTTNVYVSNIPHSVTEDDLLFTFGSFGPLAALKILYPRSEEERRRPHICAFVAFMSRADVDRFMAEVRVIIVRNEPIRFAFARPVQIPAIPYYIPPVLHALQHPDPTSNLPFNAQPDCADAKKFLEKYNTFPPMHALPTKGQYGYEDFTELIRNSQIRVVVPPDRKLVRVMDRMAVYVVTEGPQFEAMICAEEFQNPMFQFLWDNTSALHVYYRWRIYSLLQGDTIEEWRRTPFRMFENGSWWIPPYPINELRDAMPKELYHMNCLRTYPDKWMKVRDGGQRRGGESSKNRRNSDAEKEERKMRREEEKERKRREKNEKKRNNRMSDKRRDKLETLIRELTPEKTSIAATMVWCIQNAKYAAEICECVYDSLTIEDIPLYKKISRLYLINDILSNCVQRNVRDVFLYRSHFEALLEKIFVAVGKAYRAIPSRIKQEQFKQRVMCVFRNFEEMAVYPTDKLIHNQNVFLGLIEIGKEKSEERDNQKLEEEEDEEDLDGVPLEEEKSVQNMNESLYDDDGIDGIPLHEEVKPSTSTYSTASKFKPVESRKRDGSPIFSSKWDHDGRKSNEEEDEDIDGVMITDDTTSENLQRDSLSPGEIKDKESSFTVLTPSDEKRRKLIRDVEVRAIAMLDDLEADRDPDAKRKVDEFRRCEMEKVEKALRSGESKKSDEKSERKSEKKEKKRDKERKRSRSRSRDRDRDRSRRDRSRDRSRDRDRDRDRDRRDRDRDRDRDRRYR; encoded by the exons ATGAGTATGGAATGGtccaaaaagagaaagaaa ACATCTGACGATGAGGAGGCGAAGTTGAACGATGCTTTGTTGGAGTTCCAAGCAGACTTTGGACAATCTTCGTCTGTTTCTTCTCAGCCTAAAACTTTTCTGAGAGGAAATGTTGTCGAGGGAAATAAGATTT ctgctGGCGACGGTGGAATCTATGCACCAAAGTTTTCAATGAACATTCCGTCTAAAACTTCGAACGTTGGATCCAAAGATTTTGATGAAgcgaaaaaattagcagcCGCGAAg GCTCGAAGGATGCTGGAAGACGTAGCACGaagcaaaaaaatgacagaagTGCCGAAAGTTGTCGTGCCAACTACGAGGCCGTTTCAAAGACCCCCGAAGCCTGGCAGCTCGAAAGCGAAACAAGATAAGCCAAAGATCAGTCAAatggaaatgtttaaaatggaATTGCAGAG agttcaaGAAGATCGAGAAAAACGGAAAGATTTACGACATCATCTGGAAAAAGTTGGAATGGATCAAGCTGTAGTAGAGAGATTGGCTCCAACAGTTGAAAGAGGATTCCAGGGAACGTCGGAGTTTGACGATGACCCGTATACTACAAATGTATATGTCTCTAATATTCCACATTCAGTAACGGAAGACGATCTATTATTTACATTTGGTTCGTTCGGACCGTTAGccgcactgaaaattttgtatccGAGAAGCGAAGAAGAGCGAAGACGGCCGCATATTTGCGCGTTTGTAGCATTTATGTCTCGTGCCGATGTGGATAGATTTATGGCTGAAGTTCGTGTAATCATCGTTCGGAATGAGCCAATTCGTTTCGCTTTTGCTCGTCCTGTCCAGATTCCTGCTATTCCTTACTACATTCCACCCGTACTTCATGCCCTTCAACATCCCGATCCAACTTCAAATTTACCCTTCAATGCACAACCGGATTGTGCTGATGCcaaaaagtttctagaaaagtACAATACATTTCCACCGATGCATGCATTGCCAACAAAAGGACAATATGGGTATGAGGATTTCACAGAACTGATACGGAATTCACAAATTAGAGTTGTTGTCCCCCCGGACAGGAAGCTGGTCAGAGTAATGGATCGAATGGCCGTTTACGTTGTAACCGAAGGACCTCAGTTTGAAGCTATGATATGTGCAGAAGAGTTTCAAAATCCAATGTTCCAATTTCTTTGGGATAATACCAGTGCTCTTCACGTTTACTATCGATGGAGAATTTATTCGTTGCTTCAAGGAGACACTATTGAAGAATGGCGGCGCACTCCATTTCGAATGTTCGAAAATGGGTCATGGTGGATTCCACCGTATCCCATCAATGAGTTAAGAGATGCAATGCCAAAAGAACTGTATCATATGAATTGCCTTAGAACCTATCCGGATAAATGGATGAAAGTACGTGACGGAGGTCAACGAAGAGGAGGTGAGAGCTCAAAGAATCGTCGGAACTCGGATGCTGAAAAGGAAGAACGAAAAATGCGCAGGGAAGAGGAAAAAGAACGGAAACGAAGAGAgaagaatgagaaaaagaggaaTAATCGAATGTCTGATAAACGACGTGATAAACTGGAGACATTGATTCGAGAGCTGACCCCTGAGAAGACGTCGATAGCCGCTACGATGGTTTGGTGTAtacaaaatgcaaaatatgCAGCTGAGATTTGCGAGTGTGTATATGATAGTCTGACCATTGAGGATATCCCACTTTATAAGAAAATTTCGAG gCTCTACCTCATCAACGACATTCTATCGAATTGTGTACAACGTAATGTTCGGGACGTTTTTCTCTATCGTTCTCACTTCGAAGCTCTTCTGGAGAAAATTTTCGTTGCTGTCGGGAAAGCATATCGGGCGATACCGTCTCGCATCAAACAAGAGCAATTCAAGCAGCGCGTGATGTgtgttttccgaaattttgaggaaatgGCTGTATATCCTACAGATAAACTGATTCATAATCAAAATGTATTCCTGGGACTCATTGAAAtcggaaaagaaaaatcggaagAACGGGATAACCAAAAactggaagaagaagaagacgaagaagactTAGATGGAGTACCTCtcgaagaagaaaaatcagtTCAAAATATGAACGAGTCTCTTTACGATGATGATGGCATCGACGGTATACCATTACACGAAGAAGTAAAACCATCAACGTCTACTTATTCAACTGCAAGTAAATTCAAACCTGTTGAG TCTCGAAAACGTGATGGCTCCcctatattttcttcaaaatgggACCACGACGGCCGAAAGTCGAATGAAGAAGAGGATGAAGACATCGATGGAGTCATGATTACAGACGACACGACTTCAGAGAATCTACAACGAGATAGTCTTTCTCCAGGAGAAATCAAGGACAAAGAATCTTCATTTACCGTGCTCACACCTTCtgatgaaaaacgaagaaagtTGATACGAGACGTTGAAGTTCGTGCCATCGCCATGCTGGATGATTTAGAAGCTGACAGAGATCCTGATGCCAAGAGAAAAGTTGACGAGTTTAGAAGGTGTGAAATGGAAAAAGTCGAGAAAGCATTGCGAAGTGGAGAATCTAAAAAGAGTGATGAGAAAAGTGAAAGAAAGAgcgaaaagaaagaaaagaagcgTGATAAAGAGAGGAAAAG aagtcGTTCGCGTTCTCGTGACCGTGACAGAGATAGGAGCCGCCGTGATCGATCAAGGGATCGTTCCAGAGACCGAGATAGAGATCGTGACCGGGACAGACGGGACCGTGACAGAGACCGGGATCGGGATAGACGTTATCGTTGA
- the cls-1 gene encoding Protein CLASP-1 (Confirmed by transcript evidence): MDTNWLYVLLQKSTADPLERLKLGNVILNEVSQRKVSPHPKLVNDFLDVMSGWLTGSNFKVSTIGLEILDAALRTSPDVLASYYFDRCSVLIERMGDAKVQVREMAINLCLQLAYLENSSPVMLLDRLCVPGTGFQHKQWLVKVGSLNILREFLSSSFALVIQQAITLIPQLCRLTNDPNSEVRDVSTQCLIDLMVYGGKPIVAKIAATRLINEQKMATLLQRYQTTVATRGDLPPKHTITMETTPAQPSRNSLLRRSLRSPAKIIHPSASTTSFTSSARLSTPPRPTTTAAQSLSLAPQTPSPLSLPSPSGGQMSRSRDLTRSSLRAPAGISISRYRSSSCAPAAQCAITLDDFKKSFTAVPKTTIYSNHDIREKLELANLVLRNANEDWSKRANQLKLIRSIIINCDENIDRSLLISIINELADALEFSIRDLRSQIVREAAVTCSFLFETFGMEVKNVAECVLPAALAQVAVSTKVIASSAATLTVFIVQKIQTRQIFTTLSELSSSKAKEQRRQLAVVLETLIASWDLKSKQPILKQIAQLVQNAICDADGETRVAGRKAFAKLEQLHGTTADLIFRELDPAKQKMLRDGVSSSSSSLNSDRDNNNQKQQPNQQNISQKFLSQRSASAVDKSIQLSVKPQTTAIPSRPTAMPMNNRLPKSSTSTSFSAVRSSGYGQNQSTTPNRAKTPSDGFAGSSPHYTNGNNNNKSSSSSPSTSTHQTPIQRVASNLGSSSFVASLTQEQANCLQNAMNTAKDEMSKNNEDDEFLLDEIRKTPPKEVPRSYNNSPFKPSNLDSSVHRSYNNNSPFRPSSGSVGSGSNGSVQSIEHILKACTSSSLNEKRDAIVNLNQVITDPNLCQLECKNIGDTLSRLLAEGNNTLIISILDTISIFIKFQYKKLDNWLKLALGKLFAKMGADALPNVKSALSSTQKMFLTTFDPTFQLKAVCDFMCDPVHLLSPKSRLALLEYICLLFEEIWPEDPRCLERQTHLDTPYTRAAIRKMFAWMFDPRIGAILMPACERLVCALFALNAADFTMIFGELPSECRDWAYRILQLNGQQNNQKPIEKEKERFISNNNYKPCPLDNEEIEKPIMKTTYSTYESTRKEYSQTERIATENQYSTPPPPDYRTSTAHLAKNHVDQAAYIRNQLDAIRDFEKADKLNEAMANLHGMMCEGSFTLWNQFFDELLDSIYQILSTFSQSIRKKLALRILQKMCTAQATKLFDSTEIAISKVLQCACTSDDNTMGVAAEDCLRILASHLPLTRVVLISRRILSQDDDDQRGVLILKMLTRMFQDIDIEELHLIVNDVAPCFVTAYESMSSTVRKCAVFGLVALVQRVGMQRMEPHLRTLNASKLNLIDLYVGRAKSSESGASSN; encoded by the exons ATGGACACCAACTGGTTGTACGTGTTGTTGCAAAAGAGCACGGCGGATCCGCTCGAACGTCTCAAGCTCGGAAATGTGATATTG AACGAGGTCTCACAACGAAAAGTGTCACCACACCCAAAACTGGTCAATGACTTCCTAGACGTCATGTCCGGCTGGTTGACCGGCAGTAATTTTAAG gTCTCCACAATTGGTCTGGAAATTCTTGATGCTGCACTCCGAACTTCTCCAGATGTTCTAGCCAGTTACTACTTTGATCGGTGTTCGGTGTTGATTGAGAGAATGGGAGATGCTAAAGTTCAAGTCCGTGAAATGGCAATCAACTTGTGCTTGCAACTTGCGTACCTTGAAAATTCTTCCCCTGtg atgcTACTTGACAGACTCTGTGTTCCTGGAACAGGATTTCAGCACAAACAATGGCTTGTAAAAGTTGGTTCGCTGAACATTCTGAGAGAGTTTCTGAGTAGTAG ttttgcccTGGTCATCCAACAAGCTATAACTCTAATTCCCCAATTGTGTCGGCTGACTAATGATCCAAATTCCGAAGTTCGAGACGTCTCAACACAATGTCTCATAGATCTGATGGTGTATGGTGGAAAGCCAATAGTTGCAAAGATAGCTGCTACCAGGCTGATTAATGAACAGAA AATGGCTACTCTACTTCAACGTTATCAAACAACAGTGGCCACTCGTGGGGACCTTCCACCTAAACATACAATTACCATGGAAACAACACCGGCTCAACCCTCCCGGAACTCTTTATTGCGGCGTTCTCTACGTTCACCTGCCAAGATAATTCATCCATCTGCCTCAACAACTTCATTTACTTCATCCGCTCGTTTGTCCACTCCACCGAGGCCAACTACAACTGCTGCTCAATCACTTTCACTTGCTCCACAAACTCCTTCTCCGTTATCTCTCCCATCACCATCTGGAGGCCAAATGAGCAGATCAAGAGACTTAACTAGAAGCTCTTTGCGGGCTCCGgctggaatttcaatttctaggTATAGAAGTTCAAGTTGTGCTCCTGCAGCTCAATGTGCAATAACATTGGATGATTTTAAGAAATCCTTTACAGCAGTTCCTAAAACG ACAATATATTCTAACCATGATATCCGTGAAAAACTGGAACTCGCGAATTTAGTTCTCCGGAATGCAAACGAAGACTGGAGTAAACGAGCAAATCAACTGAAACTCATCAGATCAATCATAATTAATTGCGATGAAAACATTGATAGAAGccttttaatttcaattatcaACGAGCTCGCTGATGCATTGGAATTCTCGATTCGTGACTTGAGATCTCAAATTGTCCGGGAGGCAGCGGTCACATGTAGTTTCTTATTTGAGACTTTTGGAATGGAAGTGAAAAATGTAGCAGAATGTGTGTTACCAGCGGCGTTGGCTCAAGTTGCAGTTAGCACGAAAGTCATTGCATCAAGTGCTGCAACTTTAACTGTTTTTATTGTGCAA aaaattcaaacgcGCCAAATCTTCACCACATTGTCTGAATTATCAAGTTCGAAGGCAAAAGAACAACGTCGACAACTTGCAGTTGTGCTTGAAACACTCATAGCATCATGGGATCTCAAATCAAAGCAGCcaattttaaagcaaattgCTCAACTAGTTCAAAATGCAATTTGTGATGCTGATGGAGAGACTCGAGTAGCTGGAAGAAAggcttttgcaaaattggagCAACTCCATGGAACAACTGCAGATCTTATTTTTAGA gaaCTGGATccagcaaaacaaaaaatgctgCGTGATGGTgtctcatcatcttcatcaagTCTGAACAGTGATCGGGATAATAACAATCAGAAACAACAGCCAAACCAGCAGAATATTAGTCAAA agtttttgtcTCAAAGAAGTGCGTCGGCCGTGGATAAATCTATTCAATTGTCCGTGAAACCACAGACAACGGCTATACCATCACGTCCAACTGCCATGCCAATGAACAATCGACTACCAAAATCTTCAACTTCTACTTCATTTT cagcAGTGAGATCCAGTGGTTATGGGCAAAATCAGTCGACAACACCGAATAGGGCCAAAACTCCAAGTGATGGATTTGCAG GATCTTCTCCTCACTACACAAACGGAAATAACAACAATAAATCATCATCTTCGTCCCCATCAACTTCGACTCATCAAACACCAATTCAACGAGTTGCATCTAATCTTGGAAGTTCTTCATTCGTTGCTTCATTGACTCAAGAACAAGCAAATTGTCTGCAAAACGCGATGAATACTGCAAAAGATGAAATGAGCAAGAATAATGAAGATGATGAATTCCTTCTCGATGAAATCAGAAAGACTCCACCAAAAGAAGTTCCAAGATCATATAATAATTCTCCGTTCAAGCCTAGCAACTTGGATTCATCTGTTCACCGATCATACAATAATAATTCTCCATTCAGACCATCTAGTGGTTCAGTTGGATCAGGTTCAAATGGTTCTGTTCAAAGTATTGAACATATTCTCAAAGCATGTACCAGCTCTTcattaaatgaaaaacgaGATGCAATTGTCAATTTGAATCAAGTAATAACTGATCCTAACCTATGTCAATTGGAGTGTAAGAATATTGGAGACACATTATCACGTCTTTTGGCAGAAGGGAATAATactttaattatttcaattctTGATACAATTTCCATATTTATAAAGTTTCAATATAAGAAACTGGATAATTGGCTAAAACTTGCACTTGGTAAATTGTTTGCTAAAATGGGAGCCGATGCCCTTCCAAATGTCAAATCAGCTTTGTCATCCACTCAAAAGATGTTCCTAACCACGTTTGACCCAACATTTCAACTGAAGGCTGTCTGTGATTTCATGTGTGATCCAGTGCATTTACTGTCTCCAAAATCAAGACTTGCTCTTCTGGAATACATTTGTCTGCTTTTCGAAGAGATTTGGCCAGAGGATCCGAGATGTTTGGAGAGGCAAACACATCTCGATACACCGTATACAAGAGCTGCAATTCGGAAGATGTTCGCATGGATGTTTGATCCGAGAATTGGAGCTATTCTTATGcca GCATGTGAACGTCTTGTATGTGCCTTGTTTGCTCTCAACGCTGCTGATTTCACTATGATCTTCGGAGAGCTACCTTCGGAATGTCGTGATTGGGCTTATCGAATTTTACAGTTGAATGGTCAGCAGAACAACCAGAAGCCaattgaaaaggaaaaagaacgGTTTATAAG CAACAACAACTATAAACCATGCCCATTGGACaatgaagaaattgagaaaccAATCATGAAAACCACTTATTCAACGTATGAATCCACACGGAAAGAGTATTCTCAAACCGAGAGGATCGCAACAGAAAATCAGTATTCAACTCCACCACCGCCTGATTATCGAACATCGACCGCCCATCTTGCCAAAAATCATGTGGATCAAGCTGCCTACATTCGAAATCAATTGGACGCAATTCGAGATTTCGAGAAGGCTGATAAATTGAACGAAGCGATGGCGAATCTTCATGGAATGATGTGTGAAGGTTCTTTCACTCTTTGGAACCAATTTTTCGACGAATTGCTGGATTCTATCTATCAG ATTCTTTCTACATTCTCACAATCGATTCGCAAGAAGCTTGCTCTCCGaattcttcagaaaatgtgCACAGCTCAAGCGACAAAGTTGTTCGATTCAACAGAAATTGCAATTTCGAAAGTTCTTCAATGTGCATGTACATCTGATGACAACACGATGGGTGTTGCAGCAGAAGATTGTCTTCGAATCCTGGCTTCTCATCTGCCTCTTACGCGTGTCGTTCTGATCTCCAGGCGAATTTTGAGtcaagatgatgatgatcaaCGTGGTGTtctgattctgaaaatgttgacgAGAATGTTCCAAGATATTGATATTGAGGAGTTACACTTAATTGTCAATGACGTTGCACCATGTTTTGTCACTGCCTACGAATCAATGTCATCTACAGTAAGAAAATGTGCAGTTTTCGGATTAGTCGCCCTGGTTCAGAGAGTTGGAATGCAAAGAATGGAGCCACACTTGAGAACTTTAAATGCCAGTAAA ctgaacCTAATTGACCTGTACGTGGGCCGCGCCAAGTCATCCGAATCAGGAGCATCGTCTAACTAG